The following coding sequences lie in one Pseudomonas svalbardensis genomic window:
- the ccoO gene encoding cytochrome-c oxidase, cbb3-type subunit II has protein sequence MKHEAVEKNIGLLAFFMVIAVSIGGLTQIVPLFFQDVTNKPVEGMKPRTALELEGRDIYIANGCVGCHSQMIRPFRAETERYGHYSVAGESVWDHPFLWGSKRTGPDLARVGGRYSDDWQRAHLYNPRNVVPESKMPAYPFLVENKLDGKDTAKKMEVLRTLGVPYTDEDIAGAKDAVKGKTEMDALVAYLQGLGTIIKSKR, from the coding sequence ATGAAGCATGAAGCAGTCGAGAAGAACATTGGCCTGCTGGCCTTCTTCATGGTTATCGCCGTCAGCATCGGCGGCCTGACCCAGATCGTTCCGCTGTTTTTCCAGGACGTCACCAACAAGCCGGTCGAAGGCATGAAGCCTCGCACCGCCCTTGAACTGGAAGGCCGCGACATCTACATCGCCAACGGTTGTGTCGGCTGCCACTCGCAGATGATCCGCCCGTTCCGCGCTGAAACCGAACGTTACGGCCACTACTCGGTCGCCGGTGAAAGCGTCTGGGACCACCCGTTCCTGTGGGGTTCCAAGCGTACCGGTCCGGACCTGGCCCGTGTTGGCGGTCGTTACTCCGATGACTGGCAGCGTGCGCATTTGTACAACCCGCGCAACGTTGTGCCTGAGTCGAAAATGCCGGCCTACCCGTTCCTCGTGGAAAACAAGCTCGACGGCAAAGACACCGCCAAGAAAATGGAAGTCTTGCGCACGCTCGGCGTCCCTTACACCGACGAAGACATCGCCGGCGCCAAGGATGCTGTGAAGGGCAAAACCGAAATGGACGCGCTGGTGGCCTATCTGCAAGGCCTGGGCACCATCATCAAAAGCAAACGGTGA
- the ccoN gene encoding cytochrome-c oxidase, cbb3-type subunit I, whose translation MSTAISPTAYNYKVVRQFAIMTVVWGILGMGLGVFIASQLVWPELNFGLEWTSFGRLRPLHTNLVIFAFGGCALFATSYYVVQRTCQTRLISDSLAAFTFWGWQAVIVGAGISLPLGYTTSKEYAELEWPIAILLAIVWITYAVVFFGTITKRKTKHIYVGNWFYGAFIVVTAMLHIVNHASLPVSLFKSYSAYAGATDAMIQWWYGHNAVGFFLTTGFLGMMYYFVPKQAERPIYSYRLSIVHFWALITLYIWAGPHHLHYTALPDWAQSLGMAMSIILLAPSWGGMINGMMTLSGAWHKLRTDPILRFLVVSLAFYGMSTFEGPMMAIKTVNSLSHYTDWTIGHVHAGALGWVAMISIGAIYHMIPKLFGRVQMHSIGLINTHFWLATIGTVLYIASMWVNGITQGLMWRAINDDGTLTYSFVEALQASHPGFIVRALGGAFFASGMLFMAYNVWRTVRASNPAEAKAAEQIAVVGAH comes from the coding sequence ATGAGCACAGCAATCAGTCCGACTGCTTATAACTATAAGGTAGTCCGCCAGTTCGCCATCATGACGGTGGTCTGGGGGATCCTTGGCATGGGGCTCGGTGTCTTCATCGCCTCGCAACTGGTCTGGCCGGAGTTGAACTTCGGTCTGGAATGGACGAGCTTTGGACGCCTGCGCCCGTTGCACACCAACCTGGTGATTTTCGCCTTCGGTGGTTGTGCACTGTTTGCCACTTCTTATTACGTCGTGCAGCGAACCTGCCAAACGCGACTGATTTCCGACAGTCTCGCGGCCTTCACCTTTTGGGGTTGGCAAGCGGTGATCGTCGGTGCAGGCATTTCCTTGCCGCTGGGCTACACCACGTCCAAGGAATACGCTGAACTGGAATGGCCTATCGCCATTTTGCTGGCCATTGTCTGGATCACCTACGCTGTGGTGTTCTTTGGCACCATTACCAAGCGCAAAACCAAACATATCTATGTGGGTAACTGGTTCTACGGTGCCTTCATCGTTGTGACGGCGATGCTGCACATCGTCAACCACGCTTCCCTACCGGTCAGCTTGTTCAAGTCCTACTCGGCCTACGCCGGTGCGACTGACGCGATGATCCAGTGGTGGTACGGCCACAACGCGGTCGGTTTCTTCCTGACCACGGGCTTCCTGGGGATGATGTACTACTTCGTTCCCAAGCAAGCCGAGCGTCCGATCTACTCCTATCGTCTGTCGATCGTGCACTTCTGGGCGCTGATCACCCTGTACATCTGGGCCGGTCCGCACCACCTGCACTACACCGCGCTGCCGGACTGGGCTCAGTCGCTGGGCATGGCGATGTCGATCATCCTGCTGGCGCCAAGCTGGGGCGGCATGATCAACGGCATGATGACCCTGTCGGGCGCCTGGCATAAGCTGCGCACCGACCCGATCCTGCGCTTCCTCGTTGTGTCGCTGGCCTTCTACGGCATGTCGACCTTCGAAGGCCCGATGATGGCCATCAAGACCGTCAACTCGCTGTCTCACTACACAGATTGGACCATCGGCCACGTACACGCCGGTGCCTTGGGCTGGGTAGCGATGATCTCGATCGGCGCCATCTACCACATGATCCCGAAACTGTTCGGTCGTGTGCAGATGCACAGCATCGGTCTGATCAACACGCACTTCTGGCTCGCGACCATCGGTACCGTTCTGTACATCGCTTCGATGTGGGTCAACGGCATCACCCAGGGTCTGATGTGGCGTGCAATCAACGACGACGGCACCCTCACCTACTCGTTCGTCGAAGCGCTGCAAGCCAGCCATCCTGGTTTCATCGTTCGCGCCCTGGGCGGTGCGTTCTTCGCCAGCGGCATGCTGTTCATGGCCTACAACGTATGGCGTACCGTACGTGCCTCGAACCCGGCTGAAGCCAAAGCTGCTGAACAGATTGCTGTAGTTGGAGCTCACTGA
- the ccoP gene encoding cytochrome-c oxidase, cbb3-type subunit III — MTTFWSTWICVLTIGSLIGLTWLLISTRKGETKGSVDQTMGHSFDGIEEYDNPLPQWWFMLFAGTLVFAVGYLVLYPGLGNWKGVLPGYEDGWTGVHEWEKEMAKSDAKFGPIFAKFAAMPVEEVAADPLALKMGGRLFASNCAVCHGSDAKGAFGFPNLADTSWRWGGNADTIKTTIMGGRMAAMPAWGEILGDAGVKNVAAYVRHDLAGLSLPADSGADLHAGQQAFSTMCVACHGANGQGTEAMGAPNLTQPAGFIYGTSLAQLQQTIRHGRQGHMPAQNELLGNDKVQLLAAYVYSLSHGLNTERLQAEGKHE; from the coding sequence ATGACCACCTTCTGGAGTACGTGGATCTGCGTACTGACCATCGGCAGCCTGATCGGCCTGACCTGGCTGCTGATCAGCACCCGCAAGGGCGAAACCAAGGGCAGCGTCGACCAGACCATGGGCCACAGCTTCGACGGGATCGAGGAGTACGACAACCCGCTGCCGCAGTGGTGGTTCATGCTGTTCGCCGGCACGCTGGTGTTTGCCGTGGGCTATCTGGTGCTGTACCCCGGCCTGGGCAACTGGAAAGGCGTTCTGCCGGGTTACGAGGACGGTTGGACCGGGGTCCACGAGTGGGAAAAGGAAATGGCCAAGTCAGATGCGAAGTTCGGACCGATCTTCGCCAAATTCGCGGCGATGCCCGTGGAAGAAGTGGCCGCGGACCCGCTAGCGTTGAAAATGGGCGGTCGCCTGTTTGCCTCCAATTGCGCGGTCTGCCACGGCTCGGATGCCAAGGGCGCCTTTGGCTTCCCCAACCTGGCAGACACCAGCTGGCGCTGGGGCGGCAACGCCGACACCATCAAAACCACGATCATGGGTGGTCGCATGGCCGCGATGCCGGCCTGGGGTGAAATCCTGGGTGATGCCGGGGTGAAGAACGTCGCGGCTTACGTGCGCCACGACCTGGCCGGCCTGTCGTTGCCTGCCGACAGCGGTGCCGACCTGCATGCCGGACAGCAAGCGTTCAGCACGATGTGCGTAGCCTGTCATGGTGCAAACGGCCAGGGCACTGAAGCCATGGGTGCGCCGAATCTGACGCAACCGGCCGGTTTTATCTACGGAACAAGCCTGGCGCAACTGCAACAGACCATTCGTCATGGTCGCCAAGGCCATATGCCGGCGCAGAATGAACTGCTCGGCAACGACAAGGTGCAACTGCTGGCCGCTTACGTTTACAGCTTGTCTCATGGGCTGAACACCGAGCGTTTGCAGGCTGAAGGCAAACACGAATAA
- a CDS encoding cbb3-type cytochrome oxidase subunit 3: MAMSFEIISEISSGMIRGLGTVVVFVAFVGLTLWVFNGKRNPEFAEARLLPFADEPLPDDATQEPETRSTRP, from the coding sequence ATGGCCATGTCCTTTGAAATTATTAGCGAAATAAGCAGTGGAATGATCCGCGGCCTGGGCACGGTCGTGGTGTTTGTGGCCTTCGTCGGCCTGACGCTGTGGGTGTTCAACGGCAAGCGCAATCCGGAATTCGCCGAAGCGCGTTTGCTGCCGTTCGCCGATGAACCGCTACCCGATGACGCCACCCAAGAACCTGAAACAAGGAGTACCCGGCCATGA
- the ccoO gene encoding cytochrome-c oxidase, cbb3-type subunit II: MKHETIEKNVGLLMLLMVLAVSIGGLTQIVPLFFQDVTNKPVEGMKPYTALQLEGRDIYIREGCVGCHSQMIRPFRAETERYGHYSVAGESVWDHPFLWGSKRTGPDLARVGGRYSEDWHRAHLYNPRNVVPESKMPGYPWLVDNQLDSSHTESKIKAMRTLGVPYTDDDIAGSVASLKGKTEMDALVAYLQVLGTSIKSKR, from the coding sequence ATGAAACACGAAACAATCGAGAAAAACGTCGGCCTGCTGATGTTGTTGATGGTGCTGGCCGTGAGCATTGGCGGTCTGACCCAGATCGTCCCGCTGTTCTTCCAGGACGTGACCAATAAGCCGGTGGAAGGCATGAAGCCCTACACCGCGCTGCAACTGGAAGGTCGCGACATTTACATCCGCGAAGGCTGCGTCGGCTGCCATTCGCAGATGATCCGCCCGTTTCGCGCCGAGACCGAACGCTACGGCCACTACTCGGTGGCCGGTGAAAGTGTGTGGGATCACCCGTTCCTGTGGGGCTCGAAACGTACCGGTCCAGACCTGGCCCGGGTCGGCGGTCGCTACTCCGAAGACTGGCATCGCGCGCATTTGTACAACCCGCGCAACGTGGTGCCGGAATCGAAAATGCCCGGCTATCCGTGGCTCGTGGACAACCAACTCGACAGCAGCCACACCGAAAGCAAGATCAAGGCGATGCGCACCCTCGGCGTGCCGTACACCGACGACGACATCGCAGGCTCAGTCGCCTCGCTCAAGGGCAAGACCGAAATGGACGCACTGGTCGCTTACCTGCAAGTGCTTGGCACATCCATCAAAAGCAAGAGGTGA